Proteins co-encoded in one Setaria viridis chromosome 9, Setaria_viridis_v4.0, whole genome shotgun sequence genomic window:
- the LOC117835997 gene encoding eukaryotic translation initiation factor NCBP produces MEPAVEKKEAEQEEQQLPQARKEDATAAVVEEDEADSEETERRNRDLKAGLHPLRRKLMLWYTRRTPGARSQSYEDNIKKIIDFSTVESFWVCYCHLARPSSLPSPTDLHLFKDGIRPLWEDPANQNGGKWIIRFKKAVSGRFWEDLVLVLVGDQLDFSDDVCGVVLSVRFNEDILSVWNRNASDHQAVMTLRDSIKRHLKLPHSYLMEYKPHDASRRDNSSYRNTWLRG; encoded by the exons ATGGAGCCGGCGGTGGAGAAGAAGGAGGCCGAacaggaggagcagcagctacCGCAAGCGCGCAAGGAAGACGctaccgccgccgtcgtcgaggaggacgaggcggatTCGGAGGAGACCGAGCGCCGCAACCGCGACCTGAAGGCCGGCCTCCACCCCCTCAGG CGCAAGCTCATGCTCTGGTACACGCGCCGGACGCCTGGGGCGAGGTCGCAGTCGTACGAGGACAACATCAAGAAGATCATCGACTTCAGCACT GTCGAATCGTTCTGGGTTTGCTACTGCCACCTCGCGCGCCCTTCTTCCCTCCCAAGCCCCACTGACCTTCATCTCTTCAAGGATGGCATCCGGCCCCTTTGGGAG GACCCTGCAAATCAGAATGGTGGCAAGTGGATAATTAGGTTCAAGAAGGCTGTTTCGGGTCGTTTCTGGGAGGATTTG GTGCTGGTGCTAGTAGGTGACCAACTTGACTTTAGTGACGATGTTTGTGGTGTTGTGCTCAGTGTCCGTTTTAATGAAGACATTCTAAGTGTTTGGAATCGGAACGCATCAGATCACCAG GCTGTGATGACATTAAGGGATTCTATCAAGAGGCACCTTAAGCTGCCGCACAGCTATTTGATGGAGTACAAACCACATGATGCTTCAAGGCGTGACAACTCCTCCTACAGGAACACATGGCTGAGAGGATAA
- the LOC117835149 gene encoding uncharacterized protein, with the protein MTTRSNGDGHGNAASWYPQRRPHYGYGGGSASFRGCCCCLFLLLTFLALLALAVALVVVLVVKPRKPQFDLNQVSVQYLLVAPPTSAAATPAGVPPAAPGAAYLSLNITLLFTAVNPNKVGIRYGATAFDVMYHGVPLGVAAVPGFEQPAHSTRLLQTRVIVDRFNVLQADAQDLVRDAAIRDSVELRITGDVGAKILVLGFSSPKVQVSVDCAIAISPRSQSLKYKQCGVDGLSV; encoded by the exons ATGACGACCCGATCCAACGGCGACGGCCACGGCAACGCGGCGTCCTGGTACCCGCAGCGCCGCCCGCACTACGGGTACGGCGGCGGGTCCGCCTCCTtccgcggctgctgctgctgcctcttccTGCTGCTCACCTTCCTGGcgctcctcgccctcgccgtcgcgctcGTCGTCGTGCTCGTGGTGAAGCCCCGCAAGCCGCAGTTCGACCTCAACCAGGTGTCCGTGCAGTACCTCCTCGTGGCCCCGCCGACGTCCGCCGCGGCGACCCCCGCCGGCGTGCCCCCCGCGGCCCCCGGCGCCGCCTACCTCTCCCTCAACATCACGCTGCTCTTCACTGCCGTGAACCCCAACAAGGTGGGCATCCGGTACGGCGCCACGGCGTTCGACGTCATGTACCACGGGGTGCCGctcggggtggcggcggtgcccgGGTTCGAGCAGCCCGCGCACAGCACCCGCCTGCTCCAGACCCGCGTCATCGTCGACCGCTTCAACGTGCTCCAGGCCGACGCCCAGGATCTCGTCCGCGACGCCGCGATCCGCGACAGCGTCGAGCTCCGCATCACCGGCGACGTCGGCGCCAAGATCCTCGTGCTCGGCTTCTCCTCCCCTAAAGTCCAG GTGTCGGTGGATTGCGCGATCGCCATCAGTCCAAGGAGCCAGTCGCTGAAATACAAGCAGTGCGGCGTGGACGGGCTAAGCGTGTAG
- the LOC117838905 gene encoding vacuolar protein sorting-associated protein 9A: MEGGGDAFGSSTAPLAWHDFLERMRQPSAAEFVKSIKSFIVTFSNRAPDPEKDSASVQEFLENMEGAFRAHTPWAGSSEEELESAGEGLEKYVMTKLYNRVFASVPEDVKSDEELFEKMSLLQQFIRPENLDIKPEYQNETSWLLAQKELQKINMFKAPRDKLSCILNCCKVINNLLLNASIVSNDNPPGADEFLPVLIYVTIKANPPQLHSNLLYIQRYRRQTRLVSEAQYFFTNILSAESFIWNIDGESLSMNELDFQRKMDWARERLLGLSADSEKQDNQANPDFQEQRSQNLKAYRSSDVSLSLKDPVQGSGQDMRRDSDVSVSGKPVERVQSISDLEKKGATELLNDDDLNRKFQEYPYLFARAGDLTIADVESLLNSYKQLVVRYVALAQGKGVSPETILAQSGQTASDLAVSEEPENVNSVVNNNENSEGITKTSDDVTSENHHSEVVDTDVSEQMTQKTAVDSSDDSKVSKDEASHQPENA, from the exons atggagggcggcggcgacgccttCGGGTCCTCGACGGCGCCGCTGGCCTGGCACGACTTCCTCGAGCGCATGCGCcagccctccgccgccgagttcgtcaagtccatcaagag TTTTATTGTGACATTCTCAAACAGAGCTCCTGATCCAgagaaagatagtgcatctgtTCAAGAGTTCCTGGAAAACATGGAAGGTGCTTTCAGAGCCCACACTCCTTGGGCTGGCAGTTCagaggaagaactagagagtgCTGGTGAG GGACTTGAGAAATATGTTATGACAAAGCTGTATAATCGGGTATTTGCTTCGGTCCCTGAAGATGTGAAGAGTGATGAAGAGCTTTTTGAGAAAATGTCTTTGCTACAGCAGTTTATAAGGCCCGAAAACTTGGATATAAAACCAGAGTATCAGAATGAAACTTCTTGGCTG CTCGCGCAGAAGGAGCTGCAGAAGATAAACATGTTTAAGGCTCCAAGGGATAAGCTTTCTTGCATCCTAAACTGCTGTAAAGTCATCAATAACTTGCTGCTGAATGCTTCTATTGTATCCAATGATAATCCCCCAGGAGCTGATGAATTCCTTCCAGTCCTCATCTATGTTACCATAAAG GCTAATCCTCCACAGCTGCACTCAAATCTGCTATACATACAGAGGTATAGACGGCAAACGCGATTGGTGTCAGAGGCTCAATACTTTTTTACAAATATACTGTCTGCTGAGTCTTTCATATGGAACATTGATGGCGAATCACTGTCTATGAATGAGCTAGATTTCCAAAGGAAGATGGATTGGGCAAGGGAGCGCTTGTTGGGATTATCAGCTGACTCAGAAAAGCAGGATAATCAAGCTAATCCTGATTTCCAAGAACAGAGATCACAAAATCTTAAAGCTTATAGGAGTTCTGATGTCAGCTTATCCTTGAAAGACCCTGTCCAGGGCTCTGGACAGGACATGAGAAGGGACAGTGATGTGAGTGTGAGTGGTAAACCAGTTGAGCGGGTGCAATCTATTTCTGATTTAGAGAAGAAAGGAGCTACGGAGCTCCTCAATGATGATGACTTGAACAGAAAATTCCAGGAGTATCCGTACCTATTTGCCCGTGCTGGTGATCTGACTATTGCTGATGTCGAAAGCCTTTTAAATTCTTACAAGCAACTGGTAGTTAGGTATGTGGCACTTGCGCAAGGTAAGGGTGTCAGCCCTGAAACCATTCTTGCTCAGAGCGGGCAAACAGCATCTGATCTTGCAGTATCTGAGGAGCCTGAAAATGTGAATAGTGTGGTAAATAATAACGAAAACAGTGAAGGAATTACTAAAACTTCTGATGATGTTACAAGTGAAAACCATCATTCAGAAGTAGTCGACACAGATGTATCTGAACAAATGACCCAGAAAACTGCTGTTGACTCCAGTGATGATTCAAAGGTATCAAAGGATGAAGCATCACATCAGCCTGAGAATGCATGA
- the LOC117838906 gene encoding uncharacterized protein, with translation MVKNTSNGVATATAFSDDKARPESGGVGGKSAARPYKGVRMRSWGSWVSEIRAPNQKRRIWLGSYATPEAAARAYDAALLCLKGSDAVLNFPASSSPTSSSSSPHHHVDTTRHSDPAASSGAMSPRSIQRAAAAAAAAFDAGLISASVDDRCSSSSAGATTPTSTSLSTLCSADHVREHATTSSPATASAGSPPEGEELWTDLDAFASPKFMDLVSAGAAPFSSTWEDPEDDGDVMRLWSFC, from the coding sequence ATGgtgaagaacacaagcaatgGCGTCGCCACCGCGACCGCCTTCTCGGACGACAAGGCCAGGCCGGAGAGCGGCGGTGTAGGTGGCAagtcggcggcgaggccgtACAAGGGGGTGCGGATGCGGAGCTGGGGATCGTGGGTGTCGGAGATCAGGGCGCCCAACCAGAAGCGCCGGATCTGGCTCGGCTCCTACGCCACGcccgaggccgccgcccgcgcctacGACGCCGCGCTGCTCTGCCTCAAGGGCTCCGACGCCGTCCTCAACTTCcccgcctcctcgtcgccgacctcctcctcctcctccccgcaccACCACGTCGatactactcgacactcggacCCGGCGGCGTCGTCGGGCGCCATGTCACCGAGGTCCATCCaacgcgcggcggccgcggccgccgcggcattCGACGCGGGCCTCATCAGCGCCAGCGTCGACGACAGGTGCTCTTCCTCCAGCGCCGGCGCAACGACGCCGACGTCCACCTCGCTGTCCACGCTGTGCAGCGCCGATCACGTCCGGGAGCACGCGACCACGTCGTCGCCCGCCACGGCCagcgccggctcgccgcccgAGGGGGAGGAGCTGTGGACGGACCTGGACGCGTTCGCCTCGCCCAAGTTCATGGATCTGgtgtccgccggcgccgcgccgttCTCGTCGACGTGGGAGGAccccgaggacgacggcgatgTGATGAGGCTTTGGAGCTTCTGCTAA